From one Dysidea avara chromosome 9, odDysAvar1.4, whole genome shotgun sequence genomic stretch:
- the LOC136266493 gene encoding uncharacterized protein has protein sequence MADRATQSDRITLQKGEQQADVFMHQVTTENLRRLFQLLCPHDKAQIFVNITESTAHTEFILAAIQQKWGSDHVIVTKNGLKIENSSATQGLAFWKAPRRKLYAVTQRDLNMIQDDADDDIDEELAPRAAKRIKNELRDMRDEFRGLRSIIERTLPISLRDKLKDILKCCICQVVPIRPPMVVSMCCKSIVGCEQCVQQLLATSHSANCPLCRDTDFETVKVLGLDGLITAVSSYLEDETDTAGDES, from the exons ATGGCTGATAGGGCTACTCAATCCGATCGAATTACCCTGCAGAAGGGAGAACAGCAAGCTGATGTGTTCATGCATCAAGTGACTACTGAAAATCTCCGCCGCTTGTTTcag ctactttgtcCTCATGATAAAGCCCAGATATTTGTGAATATCACAGAATCTACGGCTCACACTGAGTTTATATTGGCTGCGATACAACAAAAGTGGGGATCGGATCACGTTATTGTGACAAAAAATGGCCTaaaaattgaaaattcatcTGCCACTCAAG GGTTAGCTTTCTGGAAGGCACCCAGAAGGAAATTATATGCCGTGACACAGAGGGATCTTAATATGATTCAAGATGATGCTGACGATGACATTGACGAAGAGCTGGCACCTCGTGCTGCCAAAAGgatcaaaaatgaactgagggaTATGAGGGATGAGTTTAGAGGCTTAAGATCAATCATTGAAAGGACATTGCCAATCTCATTAAGGGACAAACTGAAAGATATATTAAAATGTTGTATATGTCAGGTGGTCCCGATAAGGCCACCGATGGTTGTATCAATGTGCTGCAAGTCAATCGTAGGATGTGAACAATGTGTTCAGCAGTTGCTGGCAACCAGTCATTCAGCAAATTGCCCGCTGTGCAGGGACACGGACTTTGAGACTGTCAAAGTTCTCGGTCTTGATGGCTTGATTACTGCTGTAAGCAGTTACTTAGAAGATGAGACTGACACTGCTGGAGATGAGAGTTGA